The Lycium barbarum isolate Lr01 chromosome 12, ASM1917538v2, whole genome shotgun sequence genome includes a region encoding these proteins:
- the LOC132622984 gene encoding triacylglycerol lipase OBL1-like isoform X2, translating into MASSTCNKSFCSNYMLLKPEECAKPLAGFGNAIEYWLNLQNVNGGFFRLIFNSIRGKAVVPDKESAAFLSFIGNLDKRVELDSKIVELGGRRYDEAISMMAAKAAYENKAYLDTVVKDHWKMDLVGSFDFWNDYQQTANTQAFVLQDKNVDPELIVVAFRGTEFFSSDDWISDFDLSWYEMPGMGKMHAGFMKALGLQKSLGWPKDIVQTDNNQPSPAYYFLRKLLKELLEKNEKARFVVTGHSLGGALAILFPAILAFHEESWLLKRLEGIYTFGQPRVGDENFVEYMKGQLTKHEVPYYRVVYSNDMVTRLPYDNAAFLFKHFGTCIYYNSLYKEKIILGEEPNKNGWAMLLIIPKMLNSVWELIRSFILPCVAGREYKEGGLLLFMRVIGIIIPGMPAHCPQDYVNSTRLGSPTDDVAKYQKIGVIPA; encoded by the exons ATGGCGAGCAGTACTTGCAACAAGTCTTTCTGCAGCAACTATATGCTGCTAAAGCCAGAAGAATGTG CTAAACCTTTGGCAGGATTCGGCAATGCAATTGAGTACTGGCTTAACCTTCAAAACGTTAACGGTGGTTTCTTCCGTCTTATTTTCAACTCCATAAGAG GTAAAGCTGTAGTGCCGGATAAAGAATCAGCGGCCTTCTTGTCATTTATTGGAAATTTGGATAAAAGAGTTGAGCTAGATAGTAAGATTGTTGAGCTTGGAGGTAGAAGATACGATGAGGCAATCAGTATGATGGCTGCCAAAGCAGCTTATGAAAACAAAGCATATCTTGACACTGTCGTAAAGGATCACTGGAAG ATGGATCTCGTGGGCTCCTTTGACTTCTGGAATG ATTATCAACAAACAGCTAACACACAAGCATTCGTGCTTCAAGATAAAAATGTCGACCCCGAGCTAATTGTTGTGGCATTTAGAGGAACAGAATTCTTCAGTTCCGATGATTGGATCTCAGACTTTGATCTCTCTTGGTATGAGATGCCTGGCATGGGCAAAATGCATGCTGGATTTATGAAAGCTCTGGGGTTACAAAAGAGCCTCGGATGGCCTAAAGATATTGTTCAAACTGATAATAATCAGCCATCTCCAGCCTACTATTTCCTCAGAAAATTACTCAAAGAACTTCTTGAGAAAAATGAAAAGGCAAGGTTTGTGGTAACTGGTCACAGCTTAGGTGGAGCACTTGCAATTTTATTTCCAGCAATATTGGCATTTCATGAGGAATCTTGGTTGTTGAAAAGATTAGAGGGTATTTATACATTTGGTCAACCAAGAGTTGGAGATGAAAATTTTGTTGAGTATATGAAGGGGCAATTAACAAAACATGAAGTTCCATACTATAGGGTTGTCTACAGCAATGACATGGTAACAAGATTGCCGTATGATAATGCTGCCTTCTTGTTCAAGCACTTTGGAACTTGTATTTACTACAACAGTCTGTACAAAGAAAAA ATTATTTTAGGTGAAGAACCAAACAAGAATGGGTGGGCGATGTTACTGATCATACCAAAGATGTTAAATTCGGTTTGGGAGCTGATCAGAAGCTTTATTCTACCTTGTGTAGCCGGAAGGGAGTATAAGGAAGGCGGGCTTCTTCTTTTCATGAGGGTGATAGGCATTATAATTCCAGGCATGCCAGCTCATTGTCCTCAGGATTATGTTAACTCTACCAGGCTCGGATCACCCACTGATGATGTCGCAAAGTACCAAAAGATTGGCGTAATCCCAGCATAA
- the LOC132624941 gene encoding triacylglycerol lipase OBL1-like isoform X2 translates to MERVSSKKYLQLKPDEASLFDLILILFSGNLGSKQFIESLRVTEIAFERRGYIFLSVSVQKALHVFSKLLSILGSISEFCLNLLASNQSLPTLLLRILQGKVVMPDKESANYLSAIGFIDTRVNCHKKFKPEDKTYIVALSAVASKVAYENKAFIRATVEDQWKIELLGEGASDFWNEYHQKKSTQAFIFHDNTTSPDRIIVAFRGTEPFNSDDWSTDFDISWYDFQDMGKVHGGFMKALGLQKGESWPPNIPQDDQHPVAYYTIREKLRDFFQKNNQTKFILTGHSLGGALAILFAAVLVLHNESFILERLEAIYTFGQPRVGDAEFGDFMKENFRNYGIGYYRLFRKNHTGITFL, encoded by the exons ATGGAACGTGTGAGTAGCAAGAAGTACCTTCAACTGAAACCAGATGAAGCAAGTCTTTTCGATCTCATACTTATTCTGTTCTCCGGGAATCTTGGGAGCAAACAATTCATAGAATCTTTGAGAGTGACAGAGATAGCCTTTGAACGTCGAGGATACATCTTTCTCTCCGTGTCTGTGCAAAAAGCTCTTCACGTCTTTTCAAAGCTTCTGTCAATTTTAGGTTCAATTTCAGAGTTCTGCCTAAATCTTCTTGCTAGTAACCAGAGTCTTCCTACATTGTTGTTGAGAATCCTACAAG GGAAGGTAGTGATGCCAGATAAGGAGTCAGCCAACTATCTCTCGGCTATTGGATTTATAGACACAAGAGTGAATTGTCATAAGAAGTTCAAACCTGAGGATAAAACATATATTGTTGCGCTTTCTGCAGTGGCATCAAAAGTAGCCTACGAGAATAAAGCTTTCATCCGAGCTACTGTCGAGGATCAATGGAAG ATCGAGTTGCTAGGTGAGGGTGCCTCTGATTTTTGGAATG AGTATCACCAAAAGAAATCGACTCAagcattcatatttcatgataATACAACCAGTCCAGACAGAATTATTGTGGCATTTAGAGGCACTGAACCCTTCAATTCAGATGATTGGAGTACAGATTTCGACATATCTTGGTACGACTTCCAGGACATGGGAAAAGTCCACGGCGGTTTCATGAAAGCTCTAGGCTTACAGAAAGGTGAAAGTTGGCCTCCCAATATCCCACAAGACGACCAACACCCGGTAGCATACTACACAATCAGGGAAAAACTAAGAGACTTCTTTCAGAAAAATAACCAAACCAAGTTTATTCTAACAGGGCACAGCTTAGGCGGTGCGCTCGCAATTCTTTTTGCAGCTGTTCTTGTATTGCACAATGAGTCCTTTATACTGGAAAGATTGGAAGCAATTTACACATTTGGGCAGCCAAGAGTTGGGGATGCTGAATTTGGTGATTTCATGAAGGAAAATTTCAGGAATTATGGCATTGGATATTATAG ATTGTTTCGGAAGAACCATACAGGAATTACTTTTCTCTGA
- the LOC132622984 gene encoding triacylglycerol lipase OBL1-like isoform X1 has protein sequence MASSTCNKSFCSNYMLLKPEECGILDLAKILFSSKIGQKEFVDCPNEEMTKEPLSSRCVIFISVLIQKLLLATAKPLAGFGNAIEYWLNLQNVNGGFFRLIFNSIRGKAVVPDKESAAFLSFIGNLDKRVELDSKIVELGGRRYDEAISMMAAKAAYENKAYLDTVVKDHWKMDLVGSFDFWNDYQQTANTQAFVLQDKNVDPELIVVAFRGTEFFSSDDWISDFDLSWYEMPGMGKMHAGFMKALGLQKSLGWPKDIVQTDNNQPSPAYYFLRKLLKELLEKNEKARFVVTGHSLGGALAILFPAILAFHEESWLLKRLEGIYTFGQPRVGDENFVEYMKGQLTKHEVPYYRVVYSNDMVTRLPYDNAAFLFKHFGTCIYYNSLYKEKIILGEEPNKNGWAMLLIIPKMLNSVWELIRSFILPCVAGREYKEGGLLLFMRVIGIIIPGMPAHCPQDYVNSTRLGSPTDDVAKYQKIGVIPA, from the exons ATGGCGAGCAGTACTTGCAACAAGTCTTTCTGCAGCAACTATATGCTGCTAAAGCCAGAAGAATGTGGTATATTAGATTTGGCAAAAATATTGTTTTCCAGTAAAATAGGACAAAAAGAATTCGTAGACTGCCCTAATGAAGAAATGACTAAAGAACCTTTGTCAAGTAGATGTGTTATTTTTATTTCCGTTCTAATCCAGAAACTTCTTCTCGCAACAGCTAAACCTTTGGCAGGATTCGGCAATGCAATTGAGTACTGGCTTAACCTTCAAAACGTTAACGGTGGTTTCTTCCGTCTTATTTTCAACTCCATAAGAG GTAAAGCTGTAGTGCCGGATAAAGAATCAGCGGCCTTCTTGTCATTTATTGGAAATTTGGATAAAAGAGTTGAGCTAGATAGTAAGATTGTTGAGCTTGGAGGTAGAAGATACGATGAGGCAATCAGTATGATGGCTGCCAAAGCAGCTTATGAAAACAAAGCATATCTTGACACTGTCGTAAAGGATCACTGGAAG ATGGATCTCGTGGGCTCCTTTGACTTCTGGAATG ATTATCAACAAACAGCTAACACACAAGCATTCGTGCTTCAAGATAAAAATGTCGACCCCGAGCTAATTGTTGTGGCATTTAGAGGAACAGAATTCTTCAGTTCCGATGATTGGATCTCAGACTTTGATCTCTCTTGGTATGAGATGCCTGGCATGGGCAAAATGCATGCTGGATTTATGAAAGCTCTGGGGTTACAAAAGAGCCTCGGATGGCCTAAAGATATTGTTCAAACTGATAATAATCAGCCATCTCCAGCCTACTATTTCCTCAGAAAATTACTCAAAGAACTTCTTGAGAAAAATGAAAAGGCAAGGTTTGTGGTAACTGGTCACAGCTTAGGTGGAGCACTTGCAATTTTATTTCCAGCAATATTGGCATTTCATGAGGAATCTTGGTTGTTGAAAAGATTAGAGGGTATTTATACATTTGGTCAACCAAGAGTTGGAGATGAAAATTTTGTTGAGTATATGAAGGGGCAATTAACAAAACATGAAGTTCCATACTATAGGGTTGTCTACAGCAATGACATGGTAACAAGATTGCCGTATGATAATGCTGCCTTCTTGTTCAAGCACTTTGGAACTTGTATTTACTACAACAGTCTGTACAAAGAAAAA ATTATTTTAGGTGAAGAACCAAACAAGAATGGGTGGGCGATGTTACTGATCATACCAAAGATGTTAAATTCGGTTTGGGAGCTGATCAGAAGCTTTATTCTACCTTGTGTAGCCGGAAGGGAGTATAAGGAAGGCGGGCTTCTTCTTTTCATGAGGGTGATAGGCATTATAATTCCAGGCATGCCAGCTCATTGTCCTCAGGATTATGTTAACTCTACCAGGCTCGGATCACCCACTGATGATGTCGCAAAGTACCAAAAGATTGGCGTAATCCCAGCATAA
- the LOC132624941 gene encoding triacylglycerol lipase OBL1-like isoform X1 produces MERVSSKKYLQLKPDEASLFDLILILFSGNLGSKQFIESLRVTEIAFERRGYIFLSVSVQKALHVFSKLLSILGSISEFCLNLLASNQSLPTLLLRILQGKVVMPDKESANYLSAIGFIDTRVNCHKKFKPEDKTYIVALSAVASKVAYENKAFIRATVEDQWKIELLGEGASDFWNEYHQKKSTQAFIFHDNTTSPDRIIVAFRGTEPFNSDDWSTDFDISWYDFQDMGKVHGGFMKALGLQKGESWPPNIPQDDQHPVAYYTIREKLRDFFQKNNQTKFILTGHSLGGALAILFAAVLVLHNESFILERLEAIYTFGQPRVGDAEFGDFMKENFRNYGIGYYRFVYSHDIVPRLPYDNTTLCFKHFGTCLYYSSIYEGKIVSEEPYRNYFSLRSLISKRVDALWELVRSFLLPYLYGTEYKESLLLQALRLYGLLFPGMPAHGPPEYINAICLGDATLLINDQDDSQLL; encoded by the exons ATGGAACGTGTGAGTAGCAAGAAGTACCTTCAACTGAAACCAGATGAAGCAAGTCTTTTCGATCTCATACTTATTCTGTTCTCCGGGAATCTTGGGAGCAAACAATTCATAGAATCTTTGAGAGTGACAGAGATAGCCTTTGAACGTCGAGGATACATCTTTCTCTCCGTGTCTGTGCAAAAAGCTCTTCACGTCTTTTCAAAGCTTCTGTCAATTTTAGGTTCAATTTCAGAGTTCTGCCTAAATCTTCTTGCTAGTAACCAGAGTCTTCCTACATTGTTGTTGAGAATCCTACAAG GGAAGGTAGTGATGCCAGATAAGGAGTCAGCCAACTATCTCTCGGCTATTGGATTTATAGACACAAGAGTGAATTGTCATAAGAAGTTCAAACCTGAGGATAAAACATATATTGTTGCGCTTTCTGCAGTGGCATCAAAAGTAGCCTACGAGAATAAAGCTTTCATCCGAGCTACTGTCGAGGATCAATGGAAG ATCGAGTTGCTAGGTGAGGGTGCCTCTGATTTTTGGAATG AGTATCACCAAAAGAAATCGACTCAagcattcatatttcatgataATACAACCAGTCCAGACAGAATTATTGTGGCATTTAGAGGCACTGAACCCTTCAATTCAGATGATTGGAGTACAGATTTCGACATATCTTGGTACGACTTCCAGGACATGGGAAAAGTCCACGGCGGTTTCATGAAAGCTCTAGGCTTACAGAAAGGTGAAAGTTGGCCTCCCAATATCCCACAAGACGACCAACACCCGGTAGCATACTACACAATCAGGGAAAAACTAAGAGACTTCTTTCAGAAAAATAACCAAACCAAGTTTATTCTAACAGGGCACAGCTTAGGCGGTGCGCTCGCAATTCTTTTTGCAGCTGTTCTTGTATTGCACAATGAGTCCTTTATACTGGAAAGATTGGAAGCAATTTACACATTTGGGCAGCCAAGAGTTGGGGATGCTGAATTTGGTGATTTCATGAAGGAAAATTTCAGGAATTATGGCATTGGATATTATAGGTTTGTCTATAGTCATGATATTGTGCCTAGATTGCCTTATGATAACACTACCCTGTGTTTTAAACACTTCGGAACATGCCTTTACTATAGCAGCATATATGAAGGAAAG ATTGTTTCGGAAGAACCATACAGGAATTACTTTTCTCTGAGATCACTAATATCAAAGAGGGTCGATGCATTGTGGGAGTTAGTGAGAAGCTTTCTTCTTCCATATCTGTATGGAACAGAATATAAAGAAAGCTTGCTTCTTCAAGCACTTAGATTGTATGGACTTCTATTTCCAGGCATGCCGGCTCATGGTCCCCCTGAGTATATTAATGCAATTTGTTTGGGAGATGCTACTTTACTCATCAATGATCAAGATGATTCTCAACTACTTTGA